TGAATTCTTCTTTGAGAATCCCGTTCACCCGTTCAGCCAGTGCATTTTCATAGGGATCGCCATTTTCGGTCATACTGATGGCAATCCTGCTGCCCAGTAAAACCTCTACATACTCTTTGCTGCAATACTGGGATCCCCGGTCGGAATGATGGATCAGTTCATCCTGATAGATCCGCTGGTCCAGGGCCATTCGCAGTGCTTCTACACATCCTTCCGCGCTGAGATCTTTATGAAAGCAGTAACCCATGATCTTGCGGGAGTAAGCATCCGTCACCAGGCTGAGATAACCCCATCCGCTGTTCATGCGGATATAAGTAATGTCACTCACCCATACCTGCTCGGGACGGTTAACCCTCAATTCTCTCACCAGATTGGCATATTTATGCATCCAATGGCGCGAATCGGTCGTCACTACCCGCCTCTTTCTGCGACGGATATCCAGTCCGTGCTCCCGCATCAGATCAAATAAATAGTCCCGCCCGATCCGGATGCCATGCTCTGCCAGCATGGGAGCGAGCATGTAATGTAATTTCAGGGTACCTGTCCGCGGAAGGCCCTGACGGATCTGATGGACATGCTGAAGGGTGATCTCCTCTTTTAATCCAATATCCTCATAGCGCCACTGGTGGTCATACCAGGCATGGCGGCTCTTGCCAAACAATC
The window above is part of the Arcticibacter tournemirensis genome. Proteins encoded here:
- a CDS encoding IS3 family transposase, whose product is MKQEEPRMGIKTLCRLFGKSRHAWYDHQWRYEDIGLKEEITLQHVHQIRQGLPRTGTLKLHYMLAPMLAEHGIRIGRDYLFDLMREHGLDIRRRKRRVVTTDSRHWMHKYANLVRELRVNRPEQVWVSDITYIRMNSGWGYLSLVTDAYSRKIMGYCFHKDLSAEGCVEALRMALDQRIYQDELIHHSDRGSQYCSKEYVEVLLGSRIAISMTENGDPYENALAERVNGILKEEFNLHHSGLGFEDTKTKIAESIRAYNEVRPHASCDYLTPEQAHLRAGVLMKRWKNKKSKKEGLVLV